The following proteins come from a genomic window of Triticum aestivum cultivar Chinese Spring chromosome 6A, IWGSC CS RefSeq v2.1, whole genome shotgun sequence:
- the LOC123132177 gene encoding uncharacterized protein, whose translation MVVAVASEGAGEARCSRRSRSLERRSCSARRTPGATSPSSPPPGRLCGWPMPRSPAPTRCCSPCAPSPADNKVCIFYSAGWILVMKVVPGFLLYRGLHELGQYAFLEILWEPAIKKEFLLYPVAFLVRICYCHQKVYYLTMQNTRCHDDLMSLTTSSLPVPISSALVAAGSWTTSSRRLLQRPTCEGQIIFQ comes from the exons ATGGTAGTGGCCGTCGCCTCGGAGGGCGCAGGGGAGGCGCGCTGCTCGCGTCGCTCACGGAGCCTTGAGAGGCGCTCTTGTTCTGCACGGAGGACGCCGGGGGCTACTTCCCCGTCGAGTCCGCCGCCCGGGCGCTTGTGCGGCTGGCCGATGCCGAGGTCGCCAGCCCCGACGAGATGCTGCTCGCCGTGCGCGCCATCACCTGCAG ATAACAAGGTTTGTATTTTCTACTCAGCTGGTTGGATATTAGTTATGAAGGTTGTCCCTGGATTTTTGCTCTATCGAGGACTGCATGAGCTTGGTCAATATGCATTCTTGGAAATTCTCTGGGAGCCAGCCATAAAGAAGGAATTCCTATTGTATCCTGTGGCATTCTTAGTTAG AATTTGTTATTGCCATCAGAAGGTGTACTACTTGACCATGCAGAATACAAGGTGTCACGATGATTTGATGAG CTTGACCACGTCATCCCTGCCAGTGCCGATTAGCTCAGCCTTGGTGGCGGCGGGCTCCTGGACCACCTCAAGCAGGCGCCTGCTGCAGCGGCCGACATGTGAG GGGCAAATTATATTTCAATGA